In Candidatus Cloacimonadota bacterium, the DNA window GTCCATAGATGTTCTATGTAAGACTGGAATATTAATGCGCCTTTGTATTCAATCATTTCCCCCTCCAGTTGCCTTCAACTCGCTTGTCAAGAATCCGGTCGGCCAGGTCGATATGCTGCTCTCTCTCAAGCGGCGAATGGTCCAGCCTGCTAATCACTTCCGCCCGCCGCTCTGGTGTCAGTTCATGGGCCGCATGGCTGCCATCGAGGGCAGAAGCGCATGTCTGGGCCAGCAATATGAGCAGCGTGCCGAGGATTGCGAGTTGAATTCCGGCGATGATGGACTTCCGCGCTTCACTCTTAATGGTCCTTCTCTCCCTCATCTCAGAACCTCCCGGCGTCTTTCATTCGACGCTCGAAATCTCCCCGTTGACGGCTGTTATCCGGTTGTTTATGCGGGCCAGCTCGATTGCTATCCGGTTCTGTTGCTCCTTCAGCATCTCCAGCAGCCACAGGCGGTCCATGACCTTCAGGAACAGTTGCACCCACTTCGCGCCCCGTTGGCCGTTGTGGAGAACTTTGGCCCTGCTGCAAATCTTCTCCGCCTGGGGAATCAGCGCCGTTCTCCGGCGGGCATATTCTTCATTCGTCATTACAGGCTTCTTCTTCATTCCTTCTCCTTTGTGGTTCAGTTTTTTTCGCCCCTGGCTCTCGCCTTCGCTCTCGCCAGAACCGCCTTGCTATTTGCCTTCCGCTCTTCACGGCTCATCTTCGCCAGTTGTTGAGACTGGAGAGCGACGACCGGCTGAACGAAAATGGACAGGAGGCGGTTCTGCTCTTCTAACAACTGGATTATTTTTTCTTCGTTCGTCATGTCGGCACGTTCTGTCGGTCCTTCATCTCACACTGCCCGACCAAGCCCATGACAAACATGATTCCCAGGAAAGCCACTACCGCGAAATATGGCGCTGTCTCTTTCATGTTGGCTCCCCGTCGCAAACATCAGCCGCAAGCCTGCGCTCGTATTCGTCACGCTCCCAACTGTCACGCCCGGCTGCTACTATCAAACACATGACCACTACGCCCATAATCCCACCAACAAAGCATCCTGCTAAAAACCACCACATAAGCCCCCCCTTACCTGTGCCCGTAGTGATACATCCAGCGCCCGACTCCCCGCGAATTCCACCGTTTCAAGCTGCGCTTCCATCGTATTTTCATCGCTTATTCTCCCCCCAGTAGTATTGAGGTTTGAATCCGCAATCGCGGATCCGCTCGGGAGGAGTGATGTTGATGTTCTGGATCTCCTCCGGTGAAAGTTTACGGCCA includes these proteins:
- a CDS encoding DUF3789 domain-containing protein, whose amino-acid sequence is MWWFLAGCFVGGIMGVVVMCLIVAAGRDSWERDEYERRLAADVCDGEPT